In the genome of Actinomadura graeca, one region contains:
- a CDS encoding DUF3618 domain-containing protein, with translation MADRARDPEALEREIERTRLELARTIDELADRVNPRNVAHRGAERLKEEAAQVVRAARSIVQDDGDDGEGGPGQLDKRLLLAGVGAAVTVTALVLWRRRRRRR, from the coding sequence ATGGCTGACAGGGCCCGCGACCCGGAGGCGCTGGAGCGGGAGATCGAGCGGACCCGGCTGGAGCTCGCCCGCACGATCGACGAGCTCGCCGACCGGGTCAACCCGCGGAACGTCGCGCACCGCGGTGCCGAACGGCTGAAGGAGGAGGCCGCCCAGGTCGTGCGGGCCGCCCGGTCGATCGTGCAGGACGACGGCGACGACGGCGAGGGCGGGCCGGGTCAGCTCGACAAGCGGCTGCTGCTCGCGGGGGTCGGCGCGGCGGTCACCGTGACCGCCCTCGTCCTCTGGCGCCGTAGGCGCAGACGCCGCTGA
- the bcp gene encoding thioredoxin-dependent thiol peroxidase, whose protein sequence is MSERLQPGDVAPDFELPDADASPVSLASLRGKRVILYFYPAAMTPGCTKESVDFQSSLADLEAAGATVVGVSPDAPAKLAKFREKEGLSFPLLSDPGTEVLRAYGAYGEKKLYGKVVVGVIRSTFIIDPEGKVEKAYYNVKATGHVERLRRDLAV, encoded by the coding sequence GTGTCCGAGCGGCTTCAGCCGGGCGACGTCGCCCCCGATTTCGAGCTTCCCGACGCGGACGCCTCCCCGGTGTCGCTGGCCTCGCTGCGCGGGAAGCGCGTGATCCTCTACTTCTACCCGGCGGCCATGACGCCCGGCTGCACGAAGGAGTCGGTCGACTTCCAGAGCAGCCTCGCCGACCTGGAGGCCGCCGGCGCCACCGTCGTCGGCGTCTCCCCCGACGCGCCCGCCAAGCTCGCCAAGTTCCGCGAGAAGGAGGGCCTCAGCTTCCCCCTCCTGTCCGACCCCGGCACCGAGGTCCTGCGGGCCTACGGCGCGTACGGTGAGAAGAAGCTGTACGGCAAGGTGGTCGTCGGCGTGATCCGCTCCACCTTCATCATCGACCCGGAGGGCAAGGTCGAGAAGGCGTACTACAACGTGAAGGCCACCGGCCACGTAGAGCGCCTCCGCCGGGACCTCGCCGTCTAG